The Ananas comosus cultivar F153 linkage group 7, ASM154086v1, whole genome shotgun sequence genome has a window encoding:
- the LOC109713044 gene encoding uncharacterized protein LOC109713044 yields MATAHVSVSHGLLGLFLALILLSRAEARLGTTRQRLEVHRHLRRLNKPAVKSIQSPDGDIIDCVHVSHQPAFDHPFLQNHTIQMRPSFHPEGLYAESKVSAGEKSRPVLQMWHQNGRCPENTIPIRRTQKDDVLRASSVKKYGRKKHKSFPNPLSVDPDLLNESGHQHAIAYVEGDKYYGAKATINVWEPKIQQPNEFSLSQLWILGGSFGEDLNSIEAGWQVSPDLYGDNNTRLFTYWTSDAYQATGCYNLLCSGFIQINSEIAMGASIYPISGYGGPQYDISILVWKDPKEGNWWMQFGNDYVLGYWPSFLFSYLADSASMIEWGGEVVNSEPDGEHTSTQMGSGHFPEEGFGKSSYFRNIQIVDASNNLRSPKGVGTFTEQSNCYDVQNGNNGDWGSYFYYGGPGQNPNCP; encoded by the exons ATGGCGACGGCGCACGTTAGCGTGAGCCATGGCTTGTTAGGGCTTTTCCTTGCCCTAATCCTCTTATCGCGCGCCGAGGCGAGGTTGGGAACGACGAGGCAACGTTTGGAGGTCCATCGCCACCTCAGGCGCCTCAACAAACCCGCCGTAAAGAGCATTCAG agccCAGATGGAGATATCATAGATTGTGTGCATGTCTCTCATCAACCAGCCTTTGATCACCCTTTCCTTCAGAACCATACCATCCag ATGAGGCCAAGCTTCCACCCAGAGGGGCTCTATGCTGAGAGCAAGGTCTCAGCAGGTGAGAAGAGCAGGCCAGTGCTGCAGATGTGGCACCAGAATGGGAGGTGCCCAGAGAACACCATCCCCATCAGGAGGACCCAGAAGGATGATGTGCTCAGAGCAAGCTCTGTCAAGAAGTATGGGAGGAAGAAGCACAAGAGCTTCCCAAACCCTCTCTCTGTTGACCCTGACCTCCTCAATGAGAGTGGCCATcag CATGCAATTGCATATGTGGAGGGGGATAAGTATTATGGGGCAAAAGCAACTATAAATGTGTGGGAACCAAAGATACAGCAACCAAATGAGTTTAGCCTCTCTCAGCTTTGGATCTTAGGTGGTTCATTTGGAGAGGACCTCAATAGTATTGAAGCAGGGTGGCAG GTTAGCCCAGATCTCTATGGGGATAACAACACAAGGCTATTCACTTATTGGACT AGTGATGCATATCAAGCAACAGGGTGCTACAACTTACTGTGTTCTGGATTCATCCAAATTAACAGTGAGATTGCAATGGGTGCCAGCATCTACCCCATCTCTGGCTATGGTGGTCCCCAGTATGATATCAGTATTTTGGTCtggaag gaTCCAAAAGAAGGGAACTGGTGGATGCAATTTGGGAATGACTATGTGCTGGGCTACTGGCCTTCTTTCTTGTTCTCCTACTTGGCAGACAGTGCCTCCATGATAGAGTGGGGCGGCGAGGTGGTGAACTCGGAACCGGACGGCGAGCACACCTCGACCCAGATGGGCAGTGGCCACTTCCCTGAGGAAGGCTTCGGCAAGTCGAGCTACTTCAGAAACATTCAGATAGTGGATGCATCCAACAACCTGAGATCACCCAAAGGTGTTGGCACCTTCACTGAGCAATCCAACTGCTATGATGTTCAAAATGGCAACAATGGTGATTGGGGCAGCTACTTCTACTATGGTGGTCCTGGTCAAAACCCCAATTGTCCAtaa